AAGGTGTCAGAACTGGCAAGTTGGATCATCTGATtgagttcacagaaaaagtgggGGATTTCTAAGAAGGTACAGAATGACAGTCTCAACAAACTTAAGCTTTCTAACAAGGAATGCAGGACACTGATGACCCAGGACACCAGCACCAACAGTTCACAGACCTGGGGGTTCATGATGACCGTGTAGTgcagggggtggcagatggccatGAAGCGATCATAGGCCATCACTGTTAGAAGCAAGATGTCCAGTCCTGCAAAGAGTGTGAAAAAATACATCTGGGTGATGCAGCCTTCATAGGTTATGACTTTTCTCTGTGTCTGGATATTccacagcatctttgggatggtggtTGAGGTGAAGcagatgtctacaaaggacaggttggagaggaagaagtacatgggggtgtgcaggtgGGAGTCTGAGCTGACGGCCAGGATGATGAGCAAGTTTCCAAATACAGTGATCAGGTACATGGAGAGGAAAAGACCAAATATGAAGTGTTGCAATTTTAATTCCTCTGAGactcccagaagaagaaattgTGAAACTCCTGTTAGGTTTCTTATTGCCATGTGTTGATGGTGACTATAGAAAAATAGGGAAATAGCATGATTTATTTTCACACAAAAGCATCATTACTCATGTGGTAGAAATGCTACCATTTATATTTTGCCATCAATAATTGCTTTCAGCATTTTGTTCATGGATTTTGTGCACTTGAAGGAATCTCCTGTGTCATCTCTAGTTAGCAAAGTTGTCTCATGGTCAGTTTCCCCCAACATGTTATGTATTTTACATAACATGTATTTACTAcaattttaatg
The DNA window shown above is from Bos indicus x Bos taurus breed Angus x Brahman F1 hybrid chromosome 7, Bos_hybrid_MaternalHap_v2.0, whole genome shotgun sequence and carries:
- the LOC113896456 gene encoding olfactory receptor 7A17-like, which encodes MYLITVFGNLLIILAVSSDSHLHTPMYFFLSNLSFVDICFTSTTIPKMLWNIQTQRKVITYEGCITQMYFFTLFAGLDILLLTVMAYDRFMAICHPLHYTVIMNPQVCELLVLVSWVIIVSLFYCTGLGVYLSSAGTHSFHSSATASVMYTVVTPMLNPFIYSLRNKDLKKGLKKLFRKCV